A single genomic interval of Nonomuraea rubra harbors:
- a CDS encoding oligosaccharide flippase family protein, whose protein sequence is MSEVGDIGRKAGRGLRWSLLGNLVMKAGSFVMSLVLARLLVPEDFGVFAIALAATQFVIYINDAGVIAATVQWRGRLSEIAPTATVVAILSSFALYALFWVIAPFYARLAGSEDAIWVIRILMATNLVYGLTAVRSAALMRRFEQDKLALANLAGFVANASVSITLAANGAGAYSFAWGQLSGGVLTGVLVVALARVKIEFGFDRAQAARLLRFGLPLCVSLGIEGLLLNVDSVIVGDVLGPAWLGFYLLAFNISSWVPGLIGTAIRYVALPSFSRLAEEGGESMREGVRQSVPLLAGMVLPIAVLMGTLAPAVVEFLYGANWLPAAQVLRFLAIVMAVRMLTLLVTDILAALGRTKATMWVNLCWAVALVPSLLVGARLDGIEGAAVAHAVVAVVVALPLLGVALHRSGIPVGLVGAGLARPLLGAAAAGLVMVALATVIDGAFFELCVAGGAGLLLFVLVVVPRAVLKRLVRQGRAHARL, encoded by the coding sequence GTGAGTGAGGTCGGCGACATCGGCCGCAAGGCCGGTCGCGGGCTGCGCTGGAGCCTGCTGGGCAACCTGGTGATGAAGGCGGGCTCGTTCGTGATGAGCCTCGTGCTGGCCAGGCTGCTGGTGCCCGAGGACTTCGGCGTGTTCGCGATCGCGCTGGCGGCCACCCAGTTCGTCATCTACATCAACGACGCCGGCGTGATCGCGGCGACCGTGCAGTGGCGGGGCAGGCTGTCGGAGATCGCGCCCACGGCCACCGTCGTGGCGATCCTGTCGAGCTTCGCCCTCTACGCGCTGTTCTGGGTGATCGCGCCGTTCTACGCGCGGCTGGCCGGGAGCGAGGACGCCATCTGGGTGATCCGCATCCTCATGGCCACCAACCTCGTCTACGGGCTGACCGCGGTGCGCAGCGCCGCGCTCATGCGCCGGTTCGAGCAGGACAAGCTGGCGCTGGCGAACCTGGCCGGGTTCGTCGCCAACGCCTCCGTCTCCATCACCCTGGCCGCGAACGGCGCCGGGGCCTACAGCTTCGCCTGGGGGCAGCTCAGCGGCGGCGTGCTCACCGGAGTGCTGGTGGTCGCGCTGGCGCGCGTGAAGATCGAATTCGGCTTCGACCGCGCGCAGGCCGCGCGGCTGCTGCGGTTCGGGCTGCCGCTGTGTGTCAGCCTCGGCATCGAGGGCCTGCTGCTCAACGTGGACTCGGTCATCGTCGGCGACGTGCTCGGCCCGGCCTGGCTGGGCTTCTACCTGCTCGCCTTCAACATCTCCAGCTGGGTGCCCGGCCTGATCGGCACCGCCATCCGCTACGTCGCGCTGCCGAGCTTCTCGCGCCTGGCCGAGGAGGGCGGCGAGTCGATGCGGGAAGGCGTGCGGCAGTCCGTCCCGCTGCTCGCCGGCATGGTGCTGCCGATCGCGGTGCTGATGGGCACGCTCGCCCCCGCGGTCGTGGAGTTCCTCTACGGCGCCAACTGGCTGCCCGCCGCCCAGGTGCTGCGCTTCCTGGCAATTGTGATGGCCGTACGCATGCTGACGCTGCTCGTCACCGACATCCTGGCCGCGCTCGGCAGGACGAAGGCCACCATGTGGGTGAACCTGTGCTGGGCCGTCGCGCTGGTGCCGTCGCTGCTGGTGGGCGCCCGCCTCGACGGCATCGAGGGCGCGGCCGTGGCGCACGCGGTCGTCGCCGTGGTGGTGGCGCTGCCGCTGCTGGGCGTGGCCCTGCACCGTTCCGGAATACCCGTGGGGCTGGTCGGCGCCGGGCTGGCCAGGCCGCTGCTGGGCGCGGCGGCGGCCGGCCTGGTCATGGTCGCGCTGGCCACGGTGATCGACGGCGCCTTCTTCGAGCTCTGCGTGGCCGGAGGCGCGGGGTTGCTGCTGTTCGTCCTGGTCGTGGTGCCGCGCGCGGTGCTGAAGCGGCTCGTACGCCAAGGGAGGGCACATGCACGACTCTGA
- the rfbD gene encoding dTDP-4-dehydrorhamnose reductase, with protein sequence MRWLITGAGGMLAADVLCRTALTGEPVLALGRTDLDVRDRRAVHDFVAAYRPRAVLNCAAWTAVDDAETHEAEALAVNGDAPRWLAQACDRIGARLVHVSTDYVFDGTAGPPYPEDAPTGPVNAYGRTKLAGEVAVLEHGHYVVRTAWLYGAHGANFATTMIRLAGERPTLDVVDDQHGQPTWTADLADYLVRLAQSDLPPGVYHGTSEGETTWCGFAREIFTLLGQDPERVRPVPTSAFARPARRPANSVLAHTRGEPIRHWRTALHAAWPVLSRSRQCSVA encoded by the coding sequence ATGAGGTGGCTCATCACGGGGGCGGGCGGCATGCTGGCCGCCGACGTCCTCTGCAGGACCGCGCTGACGGGCGAGCCGGTGCTCGCGCTCGGCCGGACCGACCTGGACGTGCGCGACAGGCGGGCGGTGCACGACTTCGTCGCCGCCTACCGGCCCAGGGCCGTGCTGAACTGCGCGGCCTGGACCGCGGTGGACGACGCCGAGACGCACGAGGCCGAGGCGCTGGCCGTCAACGGGGACGCCCCCCGCTGGCTGGCCCAGGCGTGCGACCGGATCGGCGCCCGGCTCGTGCACGTGTCCACCGACTACGTCTTCGACGGGACGGCGGGCCCGCCCTACCCCGAGGACGCGCCGACCGGGCCGGTGAACGCCTACGGCAGGACGAAGCTGGCGGGCGAGGTAGCGGTGCTGGAGCACGGCCACTACGTGGTGCGCACCGCCTGGCTGTACGGCGCGCACGGCGCGAACTTCGCCACCACCATGATCAGGCTCGCCGGCGAACGGCCCACCCTGGACGTAGTGGACGACCAGCACGGCCAGCCCACCTGGACCGCGGACCTGGCCGACTACCTCGTCCGGCTGGCGCAGTCGGACCTGCCTCCCGGCGTCTACCACGGCACGAGCGAGGGGGAGACGACCTGGTGCGGGTTCGCCAGGGAGATCTTCACGCTGCTGGGCCAGGACCCGGAGCGGGTACGCCCGGTGCCGACCTCGGCCTTCGCCCGCCCGGCCAGGCGCCCGGCCAACAGCGTGCTGGCGCACACCCGAGGGGAGCCGATCCGGCACTGGCGTACGGCACTGCACGCGGCCTGGCCCGTCCTGTCGAGGAGCCGTCAGTGCAGCGTCGCGTGA
- a CDS encoding glycosyltransferase family 2 protein, with translation MHDSDLVSVALPVRNGADRLEAVVGSVLAQDHPHLELVISDNASTDATEELCRDLAAGDPRIVYHRHPRNIGLLGNFMHAARISRGAYVRWIGDDDRLEPHCVSAALAAFAADERLILVTNQVAYSGPEGEVTVPYTGTELGSDDPVTRFAEMLRLLNESPYLIDPLYGLLRRGPATGIPRRNMLREDEVFAAKLALAGPWAHVPEVLSHRNWRLERIGRVARRLDVPSWQSHLANTLQCRELLRWVRDAELTPALTGEQRRRARSEVMRMYARRQRRTLAHRSRKLLSLVGLV, from the coding sequence ATGCACGACTCTGACCTCGTATCGGTCGCGCTGCCGGTACGCAACGGGGCCGACCGCCTGGAGGCCGTGGTCGGCTCGGTGCTGGCCCAGGACCATCCGCACCTGGAGCTGGTCATCTCCGACAACGCCTCCACGGACGCCACCGAGGAGCTGTGCCGCGACCTGGCGGCCGGCGACCCGAGGATCGTCTACCACCGGCATCCGCGCAACATCGGCCTGCTCGGCAACTTCATGCACGCGGCCCGCATCTCCAGGGGCGCGTACGTGCGCTGGATCGGCGACGACGACCGGCTGGAGCCCCACTGCGTCTCGGCGGCCCTGGCGGCCTTCGCCGCGGACGAGCGGCTCATCCTCGTGACCAACCAGGTCGCCTACAGCGGCCCGGAGGGTGAGGTGACGGTGCCGTACACGGGCACGGAGCTGGGCTCCGACGACCCGGTCACGCGCTTCGCCGAGATGCTCAGGCTGCTCAACGAGAGCCCGTACCTGATCGACCCGCTCTACGGCCTGCTGCGGCGCGGGCCGGCCACCGGCATCCCGCGGCGGAACATGCTGCGCGAGGACGAGGTGTTCGCGGCCAAGCTGGCGCTGGCGGGGCCGTGGGCGCACGTCCCCGAGGTGCTCTCGCACCGCAACTGGCGGCTGGAGCGGATCGGCCGCGTCGCCCGGCGCCTGGACGTGCCGTCGTGGCAGTCCCACCTGGCCAACACGCTGCAGTGCAGGGAGCTGCTGAGATGGGTGCGCGACGCGGAACTGACCCCGGCGCTGACCGGGGAGCAGCGGCGGCGGGCGCGGAGCGAGGTGATGCGCATGTACGCGCGGCGCCAGCGGCGCACGCTCGCCCACCGCAGCCGCAAACTGCTGTCCCTGGTCGGTTTGGTGTAA
- a CDS encoding DUF6492 family protein: MSALAVVTPTYAPDAELFAHLHRSVLAHTSHDTVHHVVVPGSDRHLFARYAGPRCRIWTYAEILPRRIVRMPVAGVWIDPARPWPPLRGWVAQQAVKVAVTARLDAKVVLVADSDVVLVREATPDLFIQDGQVCMYRMDGGVHELMTDHVTWHRVARELLGLPGPVPLPLPDYVSSLACWDPAVVREMQRRITEATGRDWLSAFISHLQVSEFIVYGVFVDEVLGAAPPVNTAICHNRWDRTPLDPAGAIAFADRLPPDAVGMMISAKSETPMAARLAAIERCSQITGPDGSHP; this comes from the coding sequence ATGAGCGCACTGGCCGTCGTCACGCCCACGTACGCCCCTGATGCCGAACTCTTCGCCCACCTGCACCGATCCGTGCTCGCGCACACCTCCCACGACACGGTGCACCACGTGGTCGTGCCCGGCTCCGACCGCCACCTGTTCGCCCGGTACGCGGGCCCCCGCTGCAGGATCTGGACCTACGCCGAGATCCTGCCCCGCCGCATCGTCCGGATGCCGGTGGCCGGCGTGTGGATCGATCCCGCCCGGCCCTGGCCGCCGCTGCGCGGCTGGGTGGCGCAGCAGGCCGTCAAGGTGGCGGTGACGGCGCGGCTCGACGCGAAGGTGGTGCTGGTCGCCGACTCCGACGTGGTCCTGGTCCGCGAGGCCACCCCCGACCTGTTCATCCAGGACGGCCAGGTCTGCATGTACCGGATGGACGGCGGCGTGCACGAGCTGATGACCGACCACGTCACCTGGCACCGGGTGGCCCGCGAGCTGCTGGGCCTGCCGGGGCCCGTGCCTCTGCCCCTGCCGGACTACGTCAGCTCGCTGGCGTGCTGGGACCCCGCCGTCGTACGCGAGATGCAGCGGCGGATCACCGAGGCGACGGGGCGGGACTGGTTGTCCGCCTTCATCTCGCACCTCCAGGTCTCGGAGTTCATCGTCTACGGCGTGTTCGTGGACGAGGTGCTCGGGGCCGCACCTCCGGTCAACACCGCGATCTGCCACAACCGGTGGGATCGCACCCCTCTCGACCCTGCCGGAGCCATCGCCTTCGCCGACCGGCTGCCTCCCGACGCGGTGGGAATGATGATCTCGGCCAAGTCGGAGACGCCCATGGCGGCCAGGCTGGCGGCGATCGAGCGATGCTCCCAGATCACCGGACCCGACGGGAGTCATCCGTGA
- a CDS encoding sugar phosphate nucleotidyltransferase — protein sequence MKVVLFCGGYGTRMRTGAAGDAPKPMQLVGPRPLIWHVMRYYAHFGHKEFILCLGYGAEQIKDFFLRYEETASNDFVLRGGNVELLGADISDWTISFVHTGVESSIGERLRRVRDHLQGDEMFLANYADVLTDAPLPEIIGRFEKSDAGGTLMAVPPPGTFHCVEIAEDGMVGQITAVTEMPLWVNGGYFVLRQEIFDHIPENGDLLVDGCKELAKRGRLMAYPYRGYWRPTDTVNQRMELDRAYSRGDRPWALWERA from the coding sequence GTGAAGGTCGTGCTCTTCTGCGGGGGTTACGGCACCCGCATGCGTACGGGCGCCGCCGGCGACGCGCCGAAGCCGATGCAGCTCGTCGGCCCCAGGCCGCTGATCTGGCATGTGATGCGCTACTACGCGCACTTCGGCCACAAGGAGTTCATCCTCTGCCTCGGCTACGGGGCCGAGCAGATCAAGGACTTCTTCCTCCGGTACGAGGAGACCGCCTCCAACGACTTCGTCCTGCGCGGCGGCAACGTCGAGCTGCTGGGCGCCGACATCTCCGACTGGACGATCTCGTTCGTCCACACCGGCGTCGAGTCGTCGATCGGGGAGCGGCTGCGCCGGGTCCGCGACCATCTCCAGGGCGACGAGATGTTCCTGGCCAACTACGCCGACGTGCTCACGGACGCGCCGCTGCCGGAGATCATCGGCAGGTTCGAGAAGTCCGACGCCGGTGGCACGCTGATGGCCGTGCCGCCGCCAGGGACCTTCCACTGCGTCGAGATCGCCGAGGACGGGATGGTCGGCCAGATCACCGCCGTCACCGAGATGCCGCTGTGGGTGAACGGGGGATATTTCGTCTTACGTCAGGAGATCTTCGACCACATCCCAGAGAACGGGGACCTGCTCGTGGACGGCTGCAAGGAGCTGGCCAAGCGCGGGCGGCTGATGGCCTACCCCTACCGCGGCTACTGGCGGCCCACCGACACCGTCAACCAGCGCATGGAGCTGGACCGGGCCTACTCCCGCGGCGACCGCCCCTGGGCCCTGTGGGAGCGGGCGTGA
- a CDS encoding DUF6492 family protein — MSKLAVITPSYAPDAELFADLHRSVLEFTSDDTIHHVFVPPGDREAFARFEGPRCHVWVRSELLPRRYLRMPGTDVYVNYRRPWPPLRGWVMQQTVKIASVGLIDADAMLIVDSDAVLVRPTSAESFSRDGRLCLYRLENGVTAEMKRHVIWHQVARDLLGLPPAPPAPLPDYVTALTFWDPEIVRAMQRRITQVTGRDWLDAFNAQLHVSEFILYGVFVDEVLKADPPINTTICHLSYNHEPWDEARAVAFADQLPQDAVGMMISAKSHTPMEARQAAIRRCAQVVESS; from the coding sequence GTGAGCAAGCTGGCGGTCATCACGCCTTCGTACGCCCCGGACGCCGAACTGTTCGCCGACCTGCACCGATCAGTGCTCGAATTCACCTCCGACGACACCATCCACCACGTCTTCGTGCCGCCGGGCGACCGCGAGGCGTTCGCCAGGTTCGAGGGGCCCCGCTGCCACGTGTGGGTGCGCTCGGAGCTGCTGCCACGCCGCTATCTGCGCATGCCGGGCACCGACGTCTACGTCAACTACCGCCGCCCGTGGCCGCCGCTGCGCGGCTGGGTGATGCAGCAGACCGTCAAGATCGCCTCGGTGGGGCTGATCGACGCCGACGCGATGCTCATCGTGGACTCCGACGCCGTCCTGGTCCGCCCGACCAGCGCCGAGTCCTTCAGCAGGGACGGGCGGCTGTGCCTGTACCGGCTGGAGAACGGCGTGACGGCGGAGATGAAGCGGCACGTCATCTGGCACCAGGTGGCCCGCGACCTGCTCGGCCTGCCTCCGGCGCCTCCGGCGCCGCTGCCCGACTACGTGACAGCGCTGACGTTCTGGGACCCGGAGATCGTCCGGGCCATGCAGCGGCGCATCACCCAGGTGACGGGCCGCGACTGGCTCGACGCCTTCAACGCGCAGCTGCACGTCTCGGAGTTCATCCTGTACGGCGTCTTCGTGGACGAGGTGCTGAAGGCCGACCCGCCGATCAACACCACGATCTGCCACCTGAGCTACAACCACGAGCCGTGGGACGAGGCCCGGGCGGTGGCCTTCGCCGACCAATTGCCGCAGGACGCGGTCGGGATGATGATCTCGGCCAAGTCGCACACCCCGATGGAGGCCAGGCAAGCCGCCATCAGGAGGTGCGCTCAGGTCGTCGAGTCGAGCTGA
- a CDS encoding NAD-dependent epimerase/dehydratase family protein, whose amino-acid sequence MRVLLTGHQGYLGTVMAPMLAKAGHEVVGLDSGLFAECVLGPVPDDPPGHRVDLRDVPANLLEGCDAVIHLAALSNDPLGALAPGLTYDINHHASVRLARLAREAGVRRFLYASTCSVYGASGGDDLLDEDAPLRPVTPYAESKVRVEDELVELADGDFTPVFLRNATAFGFSPRLRADIVLNNLVGHAHLTGQVRVLSDGTPWRPLVHVADIADAFLAALAAPREAVHARAFNVGGELNNLTVAEIAEHVVEAVPGSELVITGETGADPRSYRVSFSRIREALPGYHARWTVKAGAVELADAYRYHGLTAEDFRQRFIRLAWLADRRKAGTVSEELRT is encoded by the coding sequence ATGCGTGTCTTACTCACGGGGCACCAGGGCTATCTCGGCACGGTCATGGCACCCATGCTCGCCAAGGCCGGCCACGAGGTCGTGGGCCTGGACTCGGGGCTGTTCGCCGAGTGCGTGCTCGGCCCCGTGCCGGACGACCCGCCGGGGCACCGCGTGGACCTGCGGGACGTGCCCGCGAACCTGCTCGAAGGCTGCGACGCGGTGATCCACCTGGCCGCGCTCTCCAACGACCCGCTCGGCGCGCTCGCGCCCGGGCTGACCTACGACATCAACCACCACGCCTCCGTGCGGCTGGCCAGGCTGGCCAGGGAGGCCGGCGTGCGCCGCTTCCTGTACGCCTCCACCTGCTCGGTCTACGGCGCCTCCGGGGGCGACGACCTGCTCGACGAGGACGCCCCGCTGCGGCCCGTCACCCCGTACGCCGAGTCCAAGGTGCGCGTCGAGGACGAGCTCGTCGAGCTGGCCGACGGCGACTTCACCCCGGTGTTCCTGCGCAACGCGACCGCGTTCGGGTTCTCGCCCCGGCTGCGGGCCGACATCGTGCTGAACAACCTCGTCGGCCACGCCCACCTGACCGGCCAGGTGCGCGTGCTGTCCGACGGCACCCCGTGGCGGCCCCTGGTGCACGTGGCCGACATCGCCGACGCGTTCCTGGCCGCGCTGGCCGCGCCGCGCGAGGCCGTGCACGCCAGGGCGTTCAACGTGGGCGGCGAGCTGAACAACCTGACCGTCGCCGAGATCGCCGAGCACGTCGTCGAGGCGGTGCCCGGCTCCGAGCTGGTGATCACCGGCGAGACCGGCGCCGACCCGCGCTCCTACCGGGTCTCGTTCTCGCGCATCCGCGAGGCGCTGCCCGGCTACCACGCTCGCTGGACGGTGAAGGCGGGCGCCGTCGAGCTGGCCGACGCCTACCGCTACCACGGGCTGACCGCGGAGGACTTCCGCCAGCGGTTCATCCGGCTGGCGTGGCTGGCCGACCGCCGCAAGGCCGGGACCGTCTCCGAGGAGCTGCGCACGTGA
- a CDS encoding DUF4910 domain-containing protein, translated as MTGEEMHALVERLYPLCRSITGDGVRATLGIVGELLELDVHEVPTGTQVLDWTIPKEWNIRDAYIKDPAGNRVVDFQRSNLHVVGYSVPVSATMTLAELRPHLHTLPDQPDLVPYRTSYYAETWGFCLSQNTLDGMGEGPYEVVIDSTLADGHLTYAEHVVPGRTGDEVLISCHVCHPSLANDNLAGIAVATALAGRLRDPRHTYRFLFAPGTIGAITWLARNREHTGRIRHGLTLACAGDRGALTYKRSRRGDAPIDRAMAAVLRDRPHTIVDFSPYGYDERQFCSPGFDLPVGSLTRTPYAGYPEYHTSGDHPGFVSPQAMADTLEALWSAVEVLEHDGRYQNLSPYGEPQLGRRGLYGSLGGRSDTKQAQLAMLWVLNLSDGEHSLLDVAGRSGLPFRAVAEAAAALEGAGLLKRVGEGA; from the coding sequence GTGACCGGCGAGGAGATGCACGCCCTGGTGGAGCGGCTCTACCCGCTGTGCCGCTCCATCACGGGCGACGGCGTGCGCGCCACGCTGGGGATCGTCGGGGAGCTGCTGGAGCTGGACGTGCACGAGGTGCCGACCGGGACCCAGGTGCTCGACTGGACGATCCCCAAGGAGTGGAACATCCGCGACGCCTACATCAAGGATCCGGCGGGGAACCGGGTGGTGGACTTCCAGCGGTCGAACCTGCACGTCGTGGGCTACAGCGTGCCGGTGTCGGCCACCATGACCCTGGCCGAGCTCCGGCCCCACCTGCACACGCTGCCCGACCAGCCGGACCTGGTGCCGTACCGGACCTCGTACTACGCCGAGACGTGGGGGTTCTGCCTGAGCCAGAACACGCTCGACGGGATGGGCGAGGGGCCGTACGAGGTGGTGATCGACTCGACGCTGGCCGACGGGCACCTGACGTACGCCGAGCACGTCGTGCCGGGGCGGACCGGCGACGAGGTGCTGATCTCCTGCCACGTCTGCCACCCGTCGCTGGCCAACGACAACCTGGCCGGGATCGCGGTGGCCACGGCGCTGGCCGGCAGGCTGCGCGATCCGCGCCACACCTACCGGTTCCTGTTCGCGCCGGGCACGATCGGGGCGATCACCTGGCTGGCGCGCAACCGCGAGCACACCGGGCGCATCAGGCACGGGCTCACGCTGGCCTGCGCCGGGGACCGGGGCGCGCTGACGTACAAGCGGAGCAGGCGCGGCGACGCGCCGATCGACCGGGCGATGGCGGCCGTGCTGCGCGACCGGCCGCACACGATCGTGGACTTCTCGCCGTACGGCTACGACGAGCGGCAGTTCTGCTCACCCGGCTTCGACCTGCCGGTCGGCAGCCTGACCAGGACGCCGTACGCGGGATACCCCGAGTACCACACCTCGGGGGACCACCCCGGCTTCGTCTCGCCGCAGGCCATGGCCGACACGCTGGAGGCCCTGTGGTCGGCGGTCGAGGTGCTGGAGCACGACGGCCGCTACCAGAACCTGAGCCCGTACGGCGAGCCGCAGCTCGGCAGGCGCGGCCTGTACGGGTCTCTCGGCGGCCGGAGTGACACGAAACAGGCGCAACTGGCGATGTTATGGGTGTTGAACCTGTCGGACGGCGAGCACAGCCTGCTGGACGTCGCCGGCCGATCAGGCCTGCCCTTCCGCGCGGTCGCCGAGGCGGCCGCCGCTCTGGAGGGCGCGGGCCTGCTCAAACGGGTGGGAGAGGGCGCATGA
- a CDS encoding class I SAM-dependent methyltransferase gives MMTCRLCGSDDLTGVVDLGATPPCERILTADQLDEPEVTYPLHLRVCTSCWLAQIPPLITPEETFTDYAYFSSYSASWVEHARAFVAGLDLRPDSFVVEVASNDGYLLRHVVERGVRCLGVEPSVNVGQAARERGVPTVTAFLTPESAQAVVAEHGKADYVVANNVYAHIPDVIGFTEGLRTLVADDGLVSVEVQHLLTLMQLNQYDTIYHEHFQYYTVASAQRALASGGLTLVDVELLTTHGGSIRLWAAPSGAPSQRVSDVLAMEKAAGLHDISGYIDFTERVAKVRRDLLSFLITAAEEGSTVVGYGAPGKGNTLLNHCGIRPDLLPYTVDRNPYKHGKFTPGARIPIFEPERIAADKPDYVLVLPWNLRDELIDQLSYIRDWGGRLVFPIPTLEVV, from the coding sequence ATGATGACTTGCCGGTTATGCGGCTCGGACGATCTCACCGGTGTGGTGGACCTGGGGGCGACGCCGCCCTGCGAGCGGATCCTCACGGCCGATCAGCTCGACGAGCCCGAGGTGACCTACCCGCTGCACCTGCGCGTGTGCACGTCGTGCTGGCTCGCGCAGATCCCGCCGTTGATCACCCCCGAGGAAACGTTCACGGACTATGCCTACTTCTCCTCCTACTCGGCCTCCTGGGTGGAGCACGCCCGCGCCTTCGTGGCGGGCCTCGACCTGCGGCCGGACTCGTTCGTGGTGGAGGTGGCCAGCAACGACGGCTACCTGCTGCGGCACGTGGTGGAGCGCGGGGTGCGCTGCCTGGGCGTCGAGCCGTCGGTGAACGTGGGCCAGGCCGCCAGGGAGCGCGGCGTGCCGACGGTGACGGCGTTCCTGACGCCCGAGAGCGCGCAGGCGGTCGTGGCGGAGCACGGCAAGGCCGACTACGTGGTGGCCAACAACGTCTACGCGCACATCCCCGACGTCATCGGCTTCACCGAGGGGCTGCGCACGCTGGTCGCCGACGACGGGCTGGTCTCGGTCGAGGTGCAGCACCTGCTCACGCTGATGCAGCTCAACCAGTACGACACGATCTACCACGAGCACTTCCAGTACTACACGGTCGCCTCCGCGCAGCGTGCGCTGGCGAGCGGCGGGCTGACGCTGGTGGACGTGGAGCTGCTGACGACGCACGGCGGCTCGATCCGGCTCTGGGCCGCGCCGTCGGGCGCCCCGTCGCAGCGGGTGTCGGACGTGCTGGCGATGGAGAAAGCGGCGGGGCTGCACGACATCTCCGGCTACATCGACTTCACCGAGCGGGTGGCCAAGGTCCGGCGCGACCTGTTGAGCTTCCTGATCACCGCCGCCGAGGAGGGCAGCACGGTGGTCGGGTACGGGGCTCCGGGCAAGGGCAACACGCTGCTCAACCACTGCGGCATCCGGCCGGACCTGCTGCCGTACACGGTGGATCGCAACCCGTACAAGCACGGAAAGTTCACCCCCGGCGCGCGCATCCCGATCTTCGAGCCCGAGCGCATCGCCGCCGACAAGCCGGACTACGTGCTCGTCCTGCCGTGGAACCTGCGCGACGAGCTGATCGACCAGCTCTCCTACATCCGCGACTGGGGCGGCCGGCTGGTCTTCCCCATCCCCACGCTGGAGGTCGTGTGA
- a CDS encoding PIG-L deacetylase family protein, translating into MNRLFPSGLSRVALLAAHCDDLAIGAGGTLLVMCTAHPGLQVDALVLSGGGTAREEEERNALAAFCPDADLRVTVAKVPDGRLPAHWDEAKNAVEELRMRTEPDLILAPQAGDAHQDHRGLARLVPTAFRDHLTLGYEILKWDGDLGRPNAYQPLDLALAERKVSLLWEHYPSQRHRPWFDREAFLGLARIRGIECHARYAEAFYLHKLALDLAGG; encoded by the coding sequence GTGAACCGGCTCTTCCCCAGCGGCCTGAGCCGCGTCGCGCTGCTCGCCGCCCACTGTGACGACCTGGCGATCGGCGCGGGCGGCACCCTCCTGGTCATGTGCACCGCGCACCCGGGCCTCCAGGTGGACGCCCTGGTGCTCTCCGGCGGCGGGACCGCCCGCGAGGAGGAGGAACGCAACGCGCTGGCCGCCTTCTGCCCGGACGCGGACCTGCGGGTGACCGTGGCCAAGGTGCCAGACGGCCGGCTGCCCGCCCACTGGGACGAGGCCAAGAACGCGGTCGAGGAGCTGCGGATGCGGACCGAGCCGGACCTGATCCTGGCGCCGCAGGCCGGCGACGCGCACCAGGACCACCGGGGGCTGGCGCGGCTGGTGCCCACCGCGTTCCGCGACCACCTCACGCTTGGTTACGAGATTCTCAAGTGGGACGGCGACCTCGGCCGGCCCAACGCGTACCAGCCGCTCGACCTCGCGCTGGCCGAGCGCAAGGTCTCCCTGCTCTGGGAGCACTACCCGTCCCAGCGGCACCGCCCCTGGTTCGACAGGGAGGCGTTCCTCGGGCTGGCCAGGATCCGCGGCATCGAGTGTCACGCACGCTACGCGGAGGCCTTCTACCTGCACAAACTGGCTCTAGATCTAGCTGGAGGCTGA
- a CDS encoding dTDP-4-dehydrorhamnose 3,5-epimerase family protein, with product MDPLGIDGVWRHTPPVYSDPRGSFYEAFRAADLPGRRFDLAQVNCSVSARGVLRGVHFADVPPGQAKYVMCLSGSVMDVVVDLRTGSPTFGRWESVTLDDVTRSAVLVAEGLGHGFMALSERATVMYLCSEPYAPAREHGVHPLDPALGIGWPAGIEPVLSEKDAKAPTLDEALRAGVLPDYATCQEFYATLH from the coding sequence ATGGATCCCCTCGGCATCGACGGCGTCTGGCGCCACACGCCGCCTGTGTACTCCGATCCCCGCGGCTCGTTCTACGAGGCCTTCCGCGCGGCCGACCTGCCCGGGCGGCGGTTCGACCTGGCACAGGTCAACTGCTCCGTCTCGGCCCGCGGCGTGCTGCGCGGCGTGCACTTCGCCGACGTGCCGCCCGGTCAGGCCAAGTACGTGATGTGCCTGTCCGGCAGCGTCATGGACGTCGTCGTGGACCTGCGTACGGGCTCGCCCACCTTCGGCCGGTGGGAGAGCGTGACGCTGGACGACGTGACCAGGAGTGCCGTCCTGGTGGCCGAGGGCCTCGGGCACGGGTTCATGGCGCTGAGCGAGCGCGCCACGGTGATGTACCTGTGCTCCGAGCCGTACGCGCCGGCCCGCGAGCACGGGGTGCACCCGCTCGACCCGGCGCTCGGGATCGGCTGGCCGGCCGGGATCGAGCCCGTGCTCTCGGAGAAGGACGCCAAGGCGCCCACGCTCGACGAGGCGCTCAGGGCCGGGGTGCTGCCGGACTACGCCACCTGCCAGGAGTTCTACGCGACGCTGCACTGA